From Cellulophaga lytica DSM 7489, a single genomic window includes:
- a CDS encoding dicarboxylate/amino acid:cation symporter, whose protein sequence is MKKLELHWQIMIGMFLGILFGFGMAQLTWGKDFIMDWIGPFGQIFVNLLKLIAVPLILASLIKGISDLKDISKFRNIGFRTIGIYMFTTVIAITIGLVLVNVIEPGEGISEDTITKLSNTYANDSSIQGKISEATNQKERGPLQFLVDMVPSNAIAAMSNNKLMLQVIFFTIFMGISMLLVGEKRSKPLKDFFDSLNDVILKMVDLIMLAAPFAVFALLSQVVVTADDPEILQKLLSYSGVVILGLLLMITFYCSLVYLYTKKNPIWFLKQMSPAQLLAFSTSSSAATLPVTMERVEEHIGVDKEVSSFVLPVGATINMDGTSLYQAVAAVFIMQVLWPEGLTFGNQLSIVVTALLASIGSAAVPGAGMVMLVIVLEAIGFPADLYPVALALIFAVDRPLDMCRTVVNVTGDATVSMIVAKSVGKLHKNPKAKNWDDNYDEVK, encoded by the coding sequence ATGAAGAAATTGGAGCTGCACTGGCAGATTATGATTGGGATGTTTTTGGGAATCCTCTTTGGTTTTGGAATGGCACAACTCACATGGGGAAAGGATTTTATAATGGACTGGATAGGGCCGTTTGGACAAATTTTTGTAAACCTCTTAAAATTAATTGCCGTACCGCTTATTTTAGCTTCATTAATAAAAGGAATATCTGATTTAAAAGATATTTCTAAATTTAGAAATATTGGGTTTAGAACTATTGGTATTTATATGTTCACCACTGTAATAGCTATTACTATAGGCCTTGTTTTGGTAAATGTAATAGAACCAGGAGAGGGTATATCTGAAGATACAATTACCAAACTATCTAATACTTATGCAAATGATAGTAGTATACAAGGTAAAATATCAGAAGCTACAAACCAAAAAGAGCGTGGTCCGCTGCAGTTTTTGGTAGATATGGTACCAAGTAATGCTATAGCTGCAATGAGTAATAACAAACTAATGTTGCAAGTTATATTCTTTACTATTTTTATGGGCATATCTATGTTATTAGTAGGAGAAAAAAGATCTAAGCCATTAAAAGACTTTTTTGACTCTTTAAATGATGTTATCTTAAAAATGGTAGATTTAATAATGCTTGCAGCTCCTTTTGCTGTTTTTGCGTTATTAAGCCAGGTAGTTGTTACAGCAGATGATCCAGAAATTTTACAAAAACTACTTTCTTATTCTGGTGTTGTAATTTTAGGTTTGTTATTAATGATAACCTTTTATTGTTCACTAGTATATTTATACACAAAAAAGAATCCTATTTGGTTTTTAAAACAAATGAGTCCAGCTCAATTATTAGCTTTTTCTACTAGTTCTAGTGCAGCTACTTTACCAGTAACTATGGAGAGGGTAGAGGAGCACATTGGTGTAGACAAAGAAGTGTCTAGCTTTGTTTTACCTGTTGGGGCAACTATTAATATGGATGGAACAAGTTTATACCAAGCTGTAGCAGCTGTATTTATAATGCAAGTACTTTGGCCAGAAGGTTTAACATTTGGAAACCAATTGTCTATAGTAGTAACAGCTTTATTAGCATCTATAGGTTCTGCTGCAGTACCTGGTGCAGGTATGGTTATGTTGGTTATAGTTTTAGAGGCAATAGGGTTTCCTGCAGATTTATATCCGGTAGCTCTTGCACTAATATTTGCTGTAGACAGACCATTAGATATGTGTAGAACAGTTGTAAATGTTACTGGTGATGCTACTGTATCTATGATTGTTGCTAAGTCTGTTGGTAAACTACATAAAAATCCTAAAGCTAAAAATTGGGATGATAATTATGACGAAGTAAAGTAG